One Fictibacillus halophilus genomic window, GTTTTGCCAAAGTTCTATGGGTTTTGGAATATTCCCTTCCGGAGTATAGCCTTTTTGCCAGGTCTCTATTCGACGTTTCATCACAGTATCAATTGGACAGCGAACACCAATAAACCATGCTGGCGTTCCCTTAAGAATTTGAGCAGCTTGTTGAAGAAATTCCCGCTCTTCGGAATACCCTTCATGATGACCAACATCCACTACGACATTTAAGCCCTCACGGCTGAAAGCTACAATTGATTTGTACATAGCAAGATACAACTTTTGTATGATAGGCTCTAAATCTGGCCTCTCTCCACCTGGTCTTAACCCTATGCTTGGTTGAAATTTCTCAGGGGTCATATCCATGATACGGTCTACACCTATATTCATCCATACACCTTCAAATTCGTTTTGAATAACTGAAGCTATGCTTGATTTTCCTGACCTGGGTGCACCATTGAGAATAATAATTTTTCCCGGCAATTCTGTCTGACCCATACAACATCTCCTTTAGTCTTTAATGCTCCATTAAAACAACGTTGTAAGAGACTGATAATTTAATTTATCCTGCTGAAGCTTGGTTAA contains:
- a CDS encoding chloramphenicol phosphotransferase CPT family protein, producing the protein MGQTELPGKIIILNGAPRSGKSSIASVIQNEFEGVWMNIGVDRIMDMTPEKFQPSIGLRPGGERPDLEPIIQKLYLAMYKSIVAFSREGLNVVVDVGHHEGYSEEREFLQQAAQILKGTPAWFIGVRCPIDTVMKRRIETWQKGYTPEGNIPKPIELWQNVVHDPGIYDLEVDTSLFTSEECAAQVYQRVYEGPPPSALQKILNLT